The following coding sequences lie in one Megalodesulfovibrio gigas DSM 1382 = ATCC 19364 genomic window:
- the clpS gene encoding ATP-dependent Clp protease adapter ClpS: MTEPYHQPGASPDVHLEDNIQEPRRYKVLLLNDDYTTMEFVVRILREVFKKSEAEATRIMRMVHELGKGVCGVYPAEIAETKVSVVHARARSEGFPLRCTMEEA; this comes from the coding sequence ATGACCGAGCCGTACCATCAGCCAGGAGCTTCGCCAGATGTCCACCTGGAAGACAATATCCAGGAGCCCAGGCGGTACAAGGTTTTGCTCCTCAACGACGATTACACCACCATGGAATTTGTGGTGCGCATTTTGCGAGAAGTGTTCAAGAAATCAGAAGCCGAGGCCACCCGCATCATGCGCATGGTGCATGAACTGGGCAAGGGGGTCTGCGGCGTGTACCCGGCGGAGATTGCCGAGACGAAAGTGAGCGTCGTCCATGCCCGGGCCCGCAGCGAAGGCTTCCCCCTGCGCTGCACCATGGAGGAGGCGTGA